The Salinibaculum sp. SYNS191 genome has a window encoding:
- a CDS encoding sulfurtransferase produces MDTAEVDALVSPEWVDERLEAFGRDDPEYRLVEVDAYPETYRDAHVPGAVTLEWQEHLRDATVFDVPSESRFERLLGTRGITDETTVVFYGDTQNWFAAYAYWLLRYYGHRDVRLLDGGRDIWLASGRETTDVVPSYAERSYRIGGVEDSIRIDREGVRAAMEGDEHLVDVRAPAEFRGEILSPPGWNESVQRGGHIPGAINVPWSRVVQPTGRFKPAAEMRAVFAEAGLDTDDDIVVYCRIGERSALTWVALHELLDFDAVRHYYGSWVEWGNTVGAPVANGREAGP; encoded by the coding sequence ATGGACACAGCTGAGGTCGACGCGCTCGTCTCCCCCGAGTGGGTGGACGAGCGACTCGAAGCGTTCGGTCGCGACGACCCCGAGTACCGGCTGGTGGAGGTCGACGCCTACCCCGAGACGTACCGGGACGCGCACGTTCCCGGCGCTGTCACGCTCGAATGGCAGGAGCACCTCCGCGACGCGACGGTCTTCGACGTGCCGTCGGAATCACGTTTCGAGCGCCTGCTCGGGACGCGAGGAATTACCGACGAGACGACGGTCGTCTTCTACGGCGACACGCAGAACTGGTTCGCCGCGTACGCGTACTGGCTCCTGCGGTACTACGGCCATCGGGACGTCAGACTGCTCGACGGGGGCCGTGACATCTGGCTGGCGAGCGGCCGAGAGACGACGGACGTGGTCCCGTCGTACGCCGAGCGGTCGTACCGTATCGGCGGCGTCGAGGACTCGATTCGCATCGACCGCGAGGGCGTTCGCGCCGCGATGGAGGGCGACGAGCACCTCGTCGACGTCCGTGCACCCGCGGAGTTCCGGGGCGAAATCCTTTCGCCGCCGGGCTGGAACGAGAGCGTCCAGCGAGGGGGCCACATCCCCGGCGCAATCAACGTCCCGTGGAGTCGGGTCGTACAGCCGACGGGCCGGTTCAAACCGGCGGCGGAGATGCGGGCGGTCTTCGCGGAGGCCGGTCTCGACACCGACGACGACATCGTGGTGTACTGCCGCATCGGTGAACGGTCGGCACTGACGTGGGTCGCCCTTCACGAACTCCTCGACTTCGACGCCGTCCGTCACTACTACGGGTCGTGGGTCGAGTGGGGCAACACCGTCGGCGCGCC
- a CDS encoding cytochrome d ubiquinol oxidase subunit II, whose translation MTDLGWLDAGPIFGLPLPELWFGLLFVMLGTFLFLDGFDFGAGAVFATRDSEADRETILAAIGPFWDGNEVWLVVFGGALFAAFPSVYAGLFSRHYLLLFGVLGALILRGLAPEMYEQRDDETWQRWWGRAFVAGSVGAPLLLGVFVGNWLLGATTALTLGGALTGLTVVALTVVSGVAFLQVKTRAGMDADLQRYGEGAIAAYLVAVVLTLVALGLTRPGLVPTLTSPAVLGLVVLTLVLAGGYVVLLRQGRDVAALAASAGLTYGLATVVALLLYPTVDPASGTSVGEAIVSTLPLNLMSLGAAILLPLVATYFVVLYTAFSGPIEPSEGY comes from the coding sequence ATGACTGACCTCGGCTGGCTCGATGCCGGCCCCATCTTCGGCCTCCCCCTGCCGGAACTGTGGTTCGGGTTGCTGTTCGTGATGCTCGGGACCTTCCTGTTCCTGGACGGGTTCGACTTCGGTGCCGGGGCGGTCTTCGCGACGCGGGACTCGGAGGCGGACCGGGAGACGATTCTCGCCGCGATCGGCCCCTTCTGGGACGGCAACGAGGTCTGGCTCGTGGTCTTCGGCGGCGCCCTCTTCGCCGCGTTCCCGTCCGTGTACGCGGGGCTGTTCAGCCGCCACTACCTGTTGCTGTTCGGCGTCCTCGGGGCGCTCATCCTCCGCGGGCTCGCACCCGAGATGTACGAGCAGCGGGACGACGAGACGTGGCAGCGCTGGTGGGGCCGGGCCTTCGTCGCCGGGAGCGTCGGCGCGCCGCTGCTGCTGGGCGTGTTCGTCGGGAACTGGCTCCTCGGCGCGACGACGGCCCTCACCCTCGGCGGGGCGCTCACGGGACTGACCGTCGTCGCGCTGACCGTCGTCTCCGGCGTCGCCTTCCTCCAAGTGAAGACGCGAGCCGGGATGGACGCCGACCTCCAGCGGTACGGGGAGGGTGCCATCGCGGCCTACCTGGTCGCAGTCGTCCTGACGCTCGTCGCGCTCGGCCTCACCCGGCCGGGACTGGTGCCGACGCTGACCAGCCCGGCAGTGCTGGGGCTGGTCGTGCTGACGCTCGTCCTGGCCGGCGGCTACGTCGTCCTGCTCAGGCAGGGCCGTGACGTGGCAGCGCTGGCAGCCAGCGCCGGCCTGACCTACGGGCTCGCGACAGTCGTCGCGCTGTTGCTGTACCCGACCGTCGACCCGGCGAGCGGAACCTCCGTCGGTGAGGCGATCGTCTCCACCCTGCCGCTGAATCTCATGTCCCTGGGTGCCGCGATACTCCTGCCGCTGGTCGCGACGTACTTCGTCGTGCTCTACACGGCGTTCAGCGGACCGATAGAGCCGTCGGAGGGGTACTGA
- a CDS encoding cytochrome ubiquinol oxidase subunit I produces MLDPVIASRLQFAVTTIVHIIFPVMSMGLAPFLVYFTWKDIRTGKPIYERLRRFWTKIFAISFVVGTVTGIVLEFEFGTNFAAFSTAAGELFGGPLAVEGMMAFMLEATFLGIFVFGRDRVSNALYFVSSVAVAVGTWLSAVWILIANSWMQTPRGFEVVNEGGQAVVHLTDPIAAYLNPRFGYMYVHMQNAAVESVALFMAGIAAYYVFRHHVWGYQNEQVDFWETTLKIALVALLITAPLQVLHGDMYGRHVAETQPQKFAAMEAVWETESYVPEYLIAVPTDLADITDPRAKDLFGLGIPGGASWLASGGDPSAEIQGLDSFDAEAPPVAIVFWAFRAMVGLGFWFILLAFWGGYRWWKGQLLEDDLLHKALMGSTLLGIVAVEVGWIVTEVGRQPWVIQDVMKTSAGVSPGLTGAEATLTLVGFVVVYALLLALYGYVVVRIIRNGPPGDEELDSVEVPDENREVPPAGVTNDD; encoded by the coding sequence ACAACCATCGTGCACATCATCTTCCCGGTGATGAGCATGGGGCTCGCACCGTTTCTCGTCTACTTCACCTGGAAGGACATCCGGACGGGGAAACCGATCTACGAGCGGTTGCGGCGCTTCTGGACGAAGATTTTCGCCATCAGTTTCGTCGTCGGGACGGTGACGGGAATCGTCCTGGAGTTCGAGTTCGGGACGAACTTCGCGGCCTTCTCGACCGCCGCCGGCGAACTGTTCGGCGGGCCGCTGGCCGTCGAGGGGATGATGGCCTTCATGCTGGAGGCCACGTTCCTCGGCATCTTCGTCTTCGGCCGCGACCGGGTGTCGAACGCGCTCTATTTCGTCTCCAGCGTCGCCGTCGCCGTCGGGACCTGGCTGTCGGCCGTCTGGATTCTCATCGCCAACTCCTGGATGCAGACACCGCGCGGGTTCGAAGTCGTCAACGAGGGCGGCCAGGCGGTCGTCCACCTGACGGACCCCATCGCCGCCTACCTCAATCCCCGCTTTGGCTACATGTACGTCCACATGCAGAACGCGGCCGTCGAGTCGGTCGCGCTGTTCATGGCCGGCATCGCGGCCTACTACGTCTTCCGGCACCACGTCTGGGGCTACCAGAACGAACAGGTCGACTTCTGGGAGACCACCCTCAAAATCGCCCTGGTCGCGCTGCTCATCACGGCCCCGCTCCAGGTGCTCCACGGCGACATGTACGGCCGCCACGTCGCGGAGACCCAGCCACAGAAGTTCGCCGCGATGGAGGCGGTCTGGGAGACCGAATCGTACGTCCCCGAGTACCTCATCGCGGTGCCGACGGACCTGGCGGATATCACGGACCCGCGGGCGAAGGACCTGTTCGGCCTCGGCATTCCGGGCGGTGCCTCCTGGCTCGCCAGCGGGGGTGATCCGTCGGCCGAGATACAGGGGTTAGACTCCTTCGACGCCGAGGCGCCCCCTGTCGCCATCGTCTTCTGGGCGTTCCGCGCCATGGTCGGCCTCGGGTTCTGGTTCATCCTCCTGGCGTTCTGGGGCGGCTACCGGTGGTGGAAAGGGCAGTTGCTCGAAGACGACCTGTTGCACAAGGCGCTGATGGGGTCGACGCTGCTGGGCATCGTCGCCGTCGAAGTCGGGTGGATCGTCACCGAGGTGGGACGGCAACCCTGGGTCATCCAGGACGTGATGAAGACGAGCGCCGGCGTCTCGCCCGGGCTGACGGGGGCGGAAGCGACGCTGACGCTGGTCGGGTTCGTCGTCGTGTACGCGCTACTGCTGGCGCTGTATGGCTACGTCGTCGTCCGCATCATCCGCAACGGGCCGCCCGGCGACGAGGAACTCGATTCGGTCGAGGTCCCCGACGAGAACCGCGAGGTCCCGCCGGCGGGGGTGACCAACGATGACTGA